Proteins encoded together in one Halothermothrix orenii H 168 window:
- the amrA gene encoding AmmeMemoRadiSam system protein A, with translation MSKLSSYITGLARKTIEVYIKEGRQIKELTDLPEELKKRAGVFVSLKKDGKLRGCIGTFLPTQDNIAQEIIKNAISAAVHDPRFGPVRVEELNKIEISVDILTEPEKVNNRNELDPHKYGILVKKGHRTGLLLPDLEGIDSVEKQLEIARLKAGIRPDEEVEIYRFQVKRYKER, from the coding sequence ATGTCAAAACTGAGTAGCTATATAACTGGACTTGCCAGAAAAACAATCGAAGTTTATATTAAAGAAGGACGTCAAATAAAAGAGTTGACCGATCTTCCCGAGGAACTCAAAAAAAGAGCAGGTGTTTTTGTATCCCTAAAAAAAGATGGTAAATTACGGGGATGTATCGGTACATTTTTACCAACCCAGGACAATATTGCCCAGGAAATAATAAAAAACGCCATAAGTGCCGCTGTCCACGACCCTAGATTTGGGCCAGTCAGGGTAGAGGAATTAAATAAAATAGAGATAAGTGTCGATATTTTAACAGAGCCGGAAAAAGTTAATAACCGGAATGAACTTGATCCTCATAAATATGGGATTCTGGTAAAAAAGGGGCACAGGACTGGTCTCCTTCTCCCTGACCTTGAGGGGATAGATTCAGTGGAAAAACAACTGGAGATCGCCAGATTGAAAGCTGGAATAAGACCAGATGAGGAAGTTGAGATATACAGGTTTCAGGTAAAAAGATACAAAGAGAGGTAA
- the rplM gene encoding 50S ribosomal protein L13, which translates to MSTYMAKPHEVERQWYVVDATDKVLGRLATKIAEILRGKHKPTFTPHVDTGDYVIVVNADKVKLTGRKWEQKKYYRHSGYPGGLKEMSYEKLLQTKPELIIEKAVRGMLPHNRLGRKMIKKLKVYAGPDHPHEAQKPEKLEL; encoded by the coding sequence GTGTCCACCTATATGGCCAAACCTCATGAAGTAGAACGCCAGTGGTATGTTGTTGATGCCACTGATAAAGTGTTGGGTCGTTTAGCCACAAAGATTGCAGAAATATTGAGGGGTAAACATAAACCAACCTTTACACCACATGTTGATACCGGTGATTATGTTATTGTTGTAAATGCAGACAAGGTAAAATTAACCGGTCGGAAATGGGAACAGAAAAAGTATTACCGCCATAGTGGGTATCCCGGTGGTTTGAAGGAAATGAGCTATGAAAAATTACTTCAAACTAAGCCGGAATTGATTATTGAAAAGGCTGTCAGGGGAATGTTACCCCATAATAGACTGGGAAGAAAGATGATTAAGAAGTTAAAGGTTTATGCAGGTCCGGACCATCCACATGAGGCCCAGAAACCTGAAAAACTAGAACTCTAG
- a CDS encoding energy-coupling factor transporter ATPase — translation MLIQLKDVSHIYSGQNEKALESVNLRIQSNEFIGIVGHTGSGKSTLVQLFNGLIKPSEGKVFIEGIDIHQKKVSKREIRQKIGLVFQYPEHQLFEETIYDEVAFGPRNLDLSEEEIKKRVIQALSLVGMDYETYKDRSPFHLSGGQQRKIAIAGVLAMMPEVLILDEPTAGLDPRGREQLIKLLKQLHRDYKMTVILISHRMEEISQLSNRVLVLSRGRIVMDGKPEEVFTRVDEIRKLGLDLPQITEVLWELKNRGLRVRTDIFNVEEATREIITKMRESQC, via the coding sequence ATGTTAATCCAGCTTAAAGATGTTTCTCACATTTACAGTGGACAAAATGAAAAAGCACTTGAGTCTGTAAATCTCAGGATTCAAAGTAATGAATTTATCGGGATTGTTGGGCATACCGGCTCCGGCAAGTCCACCCTTGTTCAGTTATTTAATGGATTGATTAAACCGAGTGAAGGCAAGGTTTTTATAGAGGGGATAGATATACACCAGAAAAAGGTCAGTAAAAGAGAAATCAGACAGAAAATAGGACTGGTTTTTCAGTATCCTGAACATCAACTCTTTGAAGAAACGATATATGATGAAGTGGCCTTTGGTCCCCGTAATTTAGACCTTTCTGAAGAAGAAATTAAAAAAAGGGTTATTCAAGCTTTATCACTGGTAGGTATGGATTATGAAACATATAAAGATAGGTCCCCTTTCCATTTAAGCGGTGGTCAGCAACGGAAAATAGCTATTGCTGGTGTTCTGGCCATGATGCCAGAAGTTTTGATTTTAGATGAGCCAACCGCGGGCCTTGACCCCAGGGGCAGGGAACAGCTTATAAAATTGCTGAAACAGTTGCATCGGGATTATAAAATGACAGTTATCCTCATATCACATCGGATGGAGGAAATTTCACAGTTATCTAACCGGGTGTTGGTATTAAGCCGTGGTAGAATTGTAATGGATGGTAAACCTGAAGAGGTATTTACCCGGGTTGATGAAATCAGAAAGCTCGGATTAGACCTCCCACAGATAACGGAAGTTTTATGGGAATTAAAAAACAGAGGGTTACGGGTTAGAACAGATATTTTTAATGTTGAAGAAGCAACCCGGGAAATAATTACAAAAATGAGGGAAAGCCAATGTTAA
- the glmM gene encoding phosphoglucosamine mutase, protein MGKLFGTDGVRGVANKELTGELAYKLGRAGGYYLTRDYKGGKKPVVLIGKDTRISGDMLEAGLVAGLTSAGIDVIKLGIIPTPGVSFLTSSLDVQGGVMISASHNPIADNGIKFFNQKGYKLTDEMEDEIENLIFNKLETIPYPTHEKIGVVDSAPEYYHKYVDYLKETVDSDFSGLKIVVDCANGAAYKVAPEVLKKLRADVMVINGSSDGHKINVNCGSTNPEILRQKVIDEKADLGIAHDGDADRVIMVDERGQVVDGDKIMAICALDMMERGVLNKNTLVTTPYSNLALKEIMEEKGGQVVITKNGDRYVLKEMLENGYNLGGEKSGHIIFLDYNNTGDGVLTALQVVNIVKRTGHKLSELAAVLKPWPQRLANIKVKYKQKLKTSELIKQEISKAEQLLGTEGRVFVRASGTEPVIRLMLEGKDEKRLLELEKKLGSIIEEELN, encoded by the coding sequence ATGGGTAAATTATTTGGAACAGACGGTGTCAGAGGAGTAGCAAACAAAGAACTTACAGGTGAACTGGCCTATAAACTGGGAAGGGCAGGAGGTTATTATTTAACCAGAGATTATAAGGGAGGCAAAAAACCGGTAGTTTTAATTGGTAAGGATACCCGGATTTCGGGTGATATGCTGGAAGCCGGGCTGGTAGCCGGTTTGACCTCTGCAGGCATTGATGTTATTAAGCTCGGTATTATTCCGACACCAGGGGTATCTTTTTTAACCTCAAGTCTTGATGTCCAGGGAGGGGTAATGATTTCTGCCTCTCACAATCCTATTGCCGACAACGGTATAAAGTTTTTTAACCAAAAAGGTTATAAACTTACCGATGAAATGGAGGATGAGATTGAAAATTTAATTTTTAATAAACTGGAGACCATACCCTACCCCACCCATGAGAAGATCGGGGTAGTTGATTCTGCCCCTGAATATTACCATAAGTATGTTGATTATTTGAAGGAGACAGTTGACTCAGATTTTTCAGGACTGAAAATAGTTGTTGACTGTGCCAATGGAGCTGCCTATAAAGTTGCTCCAGAAGTTTTGAAAAAACTGAGGGCTGATGTCATGGTTATCAATGGGAGCTCAGATGGTCACAAAATTAATGTCAATTGTGGTTCTACAAACCCCGAGATCCTGAGACAGAAGGTTATTGATGAAAAGGCAGACCTGGGTATTGCCCATGATGGTGATGCTGACAGGGTTATTATGGTTGATGAACGGGGTCAGGTAGTTGATGGTGATAAAATTATGGCTATATGTGCCCTTGATATGATGGAGAGGGGAGTACTCAATAAAAACACCCTGGTAACCACACCTTACAGTAACCTGGCTTTAAAAGAAATTATGGAAGAAAAGGGAGGACAGGTGGTTATAACCAAAAATGGTGATAGATATGTCCTCAAGGAAATGTTAGAAAATGGTTATAACCTAGGAGGCGAGAAATCAGGCCATATTATTTTCCTGGATTATAATAATACAGGGGATGGCGTGTTGACAGCCCTTCAGGTTGTAAATATAGTTAAAAGAACAGGACATAAGTTAAGTGAACTGGCAGCTGTCCTAAAACCGTGGCCCCAGAGGCTGGCTAATATAAAGGTTAAATACAAACAAAAGCTTAAAACCAGTGAGCTAATTAAGCAGGAGATCAGTAAGGCTGAACAATTATTGGGAACAGAAGGCAGGGTATTTGTCAGGGCCTCAGGGACTGAACCGGTTATCAGGCTTATGCTGGAAGGCAAGGATGAAAAACGGTTACTTGAACTGGAAAAGAAACTGGGTAGTATTATCGAAGAAGAGCTAAATTAA
- the truA gene encoding tRNA pseudouridine(38-40) synthase TruA yields MERNIKITVEYDGTNYSGWQIQNNTPETIQGVLSKCLFDINKSPVKLIGASRTDAGVHARGQVANFRLKVGIPVERIPLALNSKLPPDIVCKDAEEVTEDFHARFDARGKRYIYRILNSEYPSPFLRNYTYFIPHNLNIDKMREAGSLLIGEHDFASFQASGGSNKTTVRTITKLDIYRDQYQIKIEVCGNGFLYKMVRIIAGTLIEVGLGKRTVKSVGQLLEIKDRDRAGFTAPPRGLTLIEVFY; encoded by the coding sequence ATGGAGCGAAATATTAAGATAACCGTAGAATATGATGGAACCAACTATAGTGGCTGGCAAATCCAGAATAATACCCCGGAGACAATACAGGGAGTATTAAGTAAATGTCTTTTTGATATAAATAAGTCGCCAGTTAAATTGATAGGGGCCAGCCGGACAGATGCCGGGGTTCATGCCCGGGGCCAGGTGGCCAATTTCAGGCTTAAAGTGGGAATCCCGGTAGAAAGAATTCCCCTTGCTTTAAACAGTAAACTACCACCTGATATAGTATGTAAAGATGCTGAGGAAGTAACTGAAGATTTTCATGCTCGTTTTGATGCCAGGGGGAAAAGATATATCTATCGAATTCTTAATAGTGAATATCCATCTCCTTTCTTACGTAATTATACCTATTTTATCCCCCATAATCTAAATATAGATAAAATGAGAGAGGCAGGTTCGCTTTTAATTGGAGAACATGATTTTGCCTCTTTTCAGGCATCCGGTGGATCCAATAAAACCACTGTGAGGACAATAACAAAATTAGATATATATCGTGACCAGTATCAAATAAAAATAGAAGTATGTGGTAATGGTTTTTTATATAAAATGGTCAGGATAATAGCAGGTACTTTGATTGAAGTCGGGTTAGGGAAAAGAACTGTAAAGAGTGTTGGTCAGCTATTGGAGATAAAGGATAGAGATAGAGCAGGTTTTACTGCACCACCCCGGGGGTTAACCCTTATTGAAGTATTTTATTAA
- a CDS encoding energy-coupling factor transporter transmembrane component T family protein encodes MLTDITIGQYIPGNTIVHNLDPRIKIIISIILITALFFIKSFTGFLYFLLYITFIIFLAKLPVKRIIKGLKPILFLVILTLLLHVLFTRGGKVLWQWWVIRIDEHGLFTGLFMASRILLLIAFTSLLTLTTSPLQLTDGIEYLLSPFKRIGVPANELAMMMTIALRFIPTLMEEAEKIMKAQKARGADFESGSIVQRARNLIPLLVPLFISAFRRADDLALAMESRCYRGGEGRTRLHELQIQRRDIFSLIMSTIIAIFISFF; translated from the coding sequence ATGTTAACTGATATAACAATTGGCCAGTATATACCTGGAAATACAATTGTCCATAATCTTGACCCACGGATAAAAATAATAATTAGTATAATATTAATTACGGCCCTCTTTTTTATAAAATCTTTTACTGGATTTTTATATTTTTTATTATATATTACTTTTATTATTTTTCTGGCAAAATTACCGGTTAAAAGAATAATCAAGGGTTTAAAACCTATTCTTTTTCTGGTGATTTTGACCCTGCTTTTACATGTACTATTCACACGGGGCGGTAAAGTATTGTGGCAATGGTGGGTTATAAGGATTGATGAACATGGACTTTTCACCGGTCTATTTATGGCCAGTCGTATTTTATTATTAATTGCTTTTACCTCGTTACTTACCCTGACAACATCCCCATTACAGCTTACAGATGGGATTGAGTACTTACTTTCTCCCTTTAAGAGGATTGGGGTACCTGCCAATGAACTGGCTATGATGATGACTATTGCTTTACGTTTTATACCAACCCTTATGGAAGAAGCAGAAAAAATTATGAAGGCCCAGAAGGCCCGTGGGGCTGATTTTGAAAGTGGTAGTATTGTTCAGAGAGCCAGGAATCTAATACCCCTGTTGGTTCCCCTGTTTATCAGTGCCTTCAGGAGAGCTGATGACCTGGCCCTGGCGATGGAGTCCCGGTGTTACCGTGGAGGAGAAGGGCGGACCCGTCTCCATGAGTTACAAATACAGAGAAGGGATATATTCAGCCTCATTATGTCAACTATTATTGCCATTTTTATTAGTTTTTTCTAG
- the galT gene encoding galactose-1-phosphate uridylyltransferase, translating to MSEIRKDIITGNYVVIAVERSKRPHDFAHKRPPKKGGFCPFCYGNEQETPPEVAALRPDENTEPDTPGWEIRIVPNKFGAVKPDIELKDCKDGIYSYVTGRGAAEVVIESPRHDSTLGSHEPEHVNNLLKMIRDRYNELGSDENISYVQVFKNFGPTAGASLEHPHWQIISTPLIPTNVMDELKGTENYYRKHGTCPYCEMIEEELKDGSRIVAENDYFVALCPYASRFPFETWILPKEHNNCFGKLTGKEFGELTEMLQGIVKKLELGFDYPPYNIVVHSNPVDGVDRDYYHWHIEILPRLAIMAVFELGTGYHINPTPPEIAADSLKEIGG from the coding sequence ATGTCTGAAATAAGAAAAGATATTATTACAGGTAATTATGTAGTAATTGCTGTAGAAAGGAGTAAAAGGCCACATGATTTTGCACATAAAAGGCCTCCCAAAAAAGGTGGATTCTGCCCATTTTGTTATGGAAATGAACAGGAAACTCCCCCCGAAGTTGCTGCTTTAAGACCAGATGAAAATACAGAACCGGATACACCTGGCTGGGAAATCAGGATAGTTCCCAATAAGTTTGGAGCAGTTAAGCCCGATATTGAACTGAAAGACTGTAAAGATGGCATCTATTCATATGTAACCGGTCGGGGAGCAGCTGAAGTAGTGATTGAGTCCCCCAGGCATGATTCCACCCTGGGTAGTCATGAACCAGAGCATGTCAATAATCTATTAAAGATGATAAGGGATCGTTATAATGAACTGGGTAGTGATGAGAATATTAGCTATGTCCAGGTTTTTAAGAATTTTGGTCCAACAGCTGGGGCCTCTCTGGAGCACCCCCACTGGCAAATAATTTCTACACCATTGATTCCCACCAATGTTATGGATGAGCTTAAAGGCACCGAAAATTATTACAGGAAACACGGTACCTGTCCCTATTGTGAAATGATTGAAGAAGAATTAAAGGATGGAAGCAGGATTGTTGCCGAAAATGATTATTTTGTAGCCCTCTGTCCCTATGCATCCCGTTTTCCCTTTGAAACATGGATTTTACCCAAAGAACATAACAATTGTTTTGGGAAATTAACAGGTAAAGAATTCGGGGAATTAACTGAAATGCTCCAGGGCATTGTAAAAAAACTGGAACTAGGATTTGACTATCCTCCCTATAATATTGTGGTTCACAGCAATCCTGTGGATGGGGTTGACAGGGATTATTACCACTGGCATATTGAAATTTTACCCAGGCTGGCAATAATGGCCGTTTTTGAACTGGGAACTGGCTATCATATTAATCCTACCCCTCCAGAGATTGCAGCAGATTCTCTAAAAGAGATAGGGGGATAA
- the amrS gene encoding AmmeMemoRadiSam system radical SAM enzyme, translating into MEKAGFYIKMDNDKVQCLLCPHTCEIPVGEKGRCKVRVNEKGELILKNYGVITSMAIDPVEKKPLYHFYPGTRILSLGTYSCNFTCKHCQNWQISQEKPEVVTSYSPKEVADLARDKNVIGVAYTYSEPSIWFEYVLKTSQVVKSNGMKNVLVTNGFINKKPLKELIPYIDGINIDLKAYNPDFYQRICGGKLKPVLENIKYLRDKVHIEITTLLIPGLNDSTEELEDMFQWLNSLDPDIPLHITRYFPRYRLNLPPTSIDELKEAYDLAKRYLNYVYLGNINLDQGRDTVCPHCGQVVIERNIRVINRIKDGRCPWCGQEIKGEFRNK; encoded by the coding sequence ATGGAAAAAGCCGGGTTCTACATAAAGATGGATAATGATAAAGTACAATGTCTGCTATGCCCCCATACCTGTGAAATTCCTGTCGGAGAAAAGGGCCGTTGTAAGGTCAGGGTAAATGAAAAGGGTGAATTAATTCTAAAAAACTATGGAGTCATTACATCTATGGCAATTGACCCTGTTGAAAAAAAACCATTATACCATTTCTATCCCGGAACCAGGATCCTGTCACTGGGGACATATAGTTGTAATTTTACATGTAAACACTGTCAGAACTGGCAGATAAGCCAGGAAAAACCCGAAGTTGTAACCAGCTATTCACCGAAAGAAGTGGCTGACCTTGCCCGGGATAAAAATGTAATCGGGGTGGCCTATACCTATTCAGAACCATCGATCTGGTTTGAATATGTTCTCAAAACAAGCCAGGTCGTCAAATCTAACGGGATGAAGAATGTCCTGGTGACCAATGGTTTTATAAATAAAAAGCCGCTCAAGGAGCTTATACCCTATATAGATGGTATTAATATTGACTTAAAGGCCTATAATCCTGATTTTTACCAACGTATCTGTGGTGGCAAGTTAAAACCTGTTCTGGAAAATATTAAATATCTGCGGGATAAAGTCCATATTGAAATCACAACCCTTTTAATTCCTGGATTGAATGATTCGACCGAGGAACTTGAGGATATGTTTCAGTGGCTCAACAGTCTTGATCCGGATATTCCCTTACATATAACAAGGTATTTCCCCAGATACAGGTTGAATCTGCCCCCGACTTCTATAGATGAATTAAAAGAAGCTTATGACCTGGCTAAAAGATATTTAAATTATGTATACCTCGGTAATATTAACCTTGATCAGGGCCGGGATACTGTGTGTCCCCACTGTGGTCAGGTTGTAATTGAAAGGAATATCAGAGTCATAAATAGAATTAAAGATGGGAGATGTCCCTGGTGTGGTCAGGAGATAAAAGGAGAGTTCAGGAATAAATAA
- the glmS gene encoding glutamine--fructose-6-phosphate transaminase (isomerizing), whose translation MCGIVGYIGEEEAPSILLEGLKRLEYRGYDSAGIAVSDGYNINVVKKAGKLKELENIVFSSPPAGTAGIGHTRWATHGVPSEKNSHPHYDCHENIVVVHNGIIENFQELKEGLEAAGHSFVSDTDTEVIAHLIEDYYNGDLKDAVFKAVQKLDGSYALAVMTKEEPNKIIAVRKDSPLIIGKGQGENYIASDIPAFLNNTRSFYILDDGEIAEVSKDKVVIYDKNGVSIDKEIFKVDWDPEMAEKNGYEHYMLKEIHEQPDALRRVLANRVSTQGVNLDEIGLTAEELKKYSQIQVVACGTAYYSGMVGKYIIEELARIPVKVDVASEFRYSNPIIDKDTLVIVVSQSGETADTLAGLRLAREKGAEVLALTNVVGSTIAREADRVLYLKAGPEIAVASTKAYLTMVSVFYLLAVQFAKIKGTINDDEYMGLVSDLIRLPELASETIKVSEEKAKEKARYFIDYDNSFYIGRNFDYTIALEGALKLKEISYLHAEAYPAGELKHGPLALIEEGIPVVAVVTRRSLYDKMLSNIKEVKARGANITAVAIAGDAEVEKAVDDVIFIPECNEFFSGLLAVIPLQLLAYYTAVGRGFDVDQPRNLAKSVTVE comes from the coding sequence ATGTGCGGAATTGTTGGATATATAGGGGAAGAAGAAGCCCCATCGATATTACTTGAAGGATTAAAACGACTTGAATATAGAGGTTATGATTCGGCAGGTATAGCTGTAAGTGATGGTTATAATATTAATGTTGTTAAAAAAGCAGGTAAGTTGAAGGAACTGGAGAACATCGTTTTTTCCAGCCCTCCGGCCGGAACAGCTGGAATTGGCCATACCCGGTGGGCAACCCATGGAGTTCCTTCTGAGAAAAATTCACATCCTCATTATGATTGCCACGAGAATATTGTAGTGGTTCATAATGGTATAATTGAGAACTTCCAGGAGTTAAAAGAAGGGTTAGAGGCTGCGGGGCATAGCTTTGTGTCTGATACCGATACTGAGGTTATAGCACATTTAATAGAAGACTATTATAATGGCGATTTGAAAGATGCCGTTTTTAAAGCTGTGCAGAAGCTGGATGGTTCATATGCCCTGGCTGTTATGACAAAAGAGGAGCCGAATAAAATAATTGCTGTAAGAAAAGATAGCCCTTTAATTATCGGGAAAGGCCAGGGGGAAAACTATATTGCCTCTGATATACCCGCTTTCCTTAATAACACCAGAAGCTTTTATATCCTTGATGATGGAGAGATAGCTGAAGTTAGTAAGGATAAAGTAGTAATCTATGATAAAAATGGAGTCAGTATTGATAAAGAGATATTTAAGGTTGACTGGGACCCGGAAATGGCTGAAAAAAATGGGTATGAGCACTATATGTTAAAAGAAATACACGAACAACCAGATGCTTTAAGACGGGTTCTTGCCAACAGGGTATCTACTCAAGGTGTTAACCTTGATGAAATTGGATTAACAGCAGAAGAATTAAAAAAATACAGCCAGATACAGGTTGTAGCCTGTGGAACGGCCTATTATTCGGGAATGGTCGGTAAATATATCATTGAGGAACTGGCGCGGATACCGGTTAAAGTTGATGTTGCCTCAGAATTCAGGTATTCTAATCCCATTATTGATAAGGATACTCTGGTAATTGTTGTTAGTCAGTCAGGGGAAACAGCCGATACCCTGGCTGGATTGAGACTAGCCCGGGAAAAAGGGGCCGAGGTACTGGCCCTGACAAATGTAGTCGGCAGTACTATAGCCCGTGAGGCTGACCGGGTTCTTTATCTCAAGGCCGGGCCTGAAATTGCTGTAGCTTCGACCAAAGCCTATTTAACCATGGTCTCTGTTTTTTATCTGCTGGCCGTTCAATTTGCTAAAATTAAAGGAACAATTAATGACGATGAATATATGGGACTTGTATCTGACTTAATTAGACTTCCGGAGCTGGCTTCTGAGACTATTAAGGTCTCTGAAGAGAAGGCGAAAGAAAAGGCCAGATATTTTATTGATTATGATAATTCCTTCTATATTGGCCGTAACTTTGATTATACCATTGCCCTGGAGGGTGCTTTAAAGTTAAAAGAAATATCATACCTTCATGCTGAAGCTTATCCAGCCGGGGAGTTAAAACACGGTCCTTTAGCTTTAATAGAAGAGGGGATTCCGGTAGTTGCCGTTGTGACCAGGAGATCACTGTATGATAAAATGTTGAGTAATATAAAAGAAGTTAAAGCCAGGGGTGCCAATATAACAGCTGTTGCTATTGCAGGAGATGCGGAGGTTGAAAAAGCTGTTGATGATGTTATTTTTATTCCTGAGTGTAATGAATTTTTCAGTGGCCTGCTGGCAGTTATTCCGCTTCAGCTTCTGGCATATTATACAGCCGTAGGCCGGGGTTTTGATGTTGATCAGCCCCGCAATCTGGCCAAAAGTGTGACTGTGGAATAA
- the amrB gene encoding AmmeMemoRadiSam system protein B, which translates to MGVRMAALAPHPPIIIPEIGGRERDRVKKTITSMTRLAEDIKNVDPDILITISPHGPVFSDAISIIYQEELTGDFSEFGAPEVNFKIDINLELIDRLKKNADKEGIDVFTLNKQSLQNYSISPRLDHGVMVPLYFIQEAGVNKPVLPLTMGLLEYETLYKFGYIINRTLDEMDLKAVIVASGDLSHRLKPGAPAGYSPVGRKFDQKLIELLEKKSYRKILKLDKGLIEKAGECGLRPLIIMLGAIQNLELDVDIMSYEGPFGVGYAVVEFYQMEG; encoded by the coding sequence ATGGGTGTAAGAATGGCTGCTCTGGCTCCACACCCCCCGATTATAATCCCCGAGATAGGAGGCAGGGAACGGGACAGGGTAAAAAAGACGATAACGTCTATGACTCGCCTTGCGGAAGATATTAAAAATGTAGATCCCGATATTTTGATTACTATAAGTCCCCATGGGCCTGTTTTTTCAGATGCTATCAGTATTATATACCAGGAGGAGTTAACAGGTGATTTTTCTGAATTCGGGGCCCCGGAAGTAAACTTTAAAATAGATATTAATCTTGAGCTAATAGACAGATTAAAGAAAAATGCTGATAAAGAAGGTATAGATGTATTTACCTTGAACAAACAGAGTTTACAGAATTACAGTATTTCTCCCCGTCTTGACCATGGTGTTATGGTTCCTCTGTATTTTATCCAGGAAGCCGGTGTCAATAAACCTGTTTTACCATTAACAATGGGCCTTCTGGAGTATGAAACACTGTATAAGTTTGGGTACATTATAAATAGGACTTTAGATGAAATGGATTTGAAGGCGGTTATTGTTGCCAGTGGTGATCTATCCCACCGATTAAAGCCTGGTGCCCCTGCCGGATACAGTCCTGTTGGCAGGAAGTTCGACCAGAAGTTAATTGAATTATTAGAAAAAAAGTCTTACCGGAAGATACTGAAACTTGATAAGGGCTTAATCGAGAAGGCGGGAGAGTGTGGGCTTAGACCGTTAATTATAATGCTGGGGGCTATACAGAATTTAGAACTTGACGTAGATATTATGTCCTATGAAGGCCCCTTTGGGGTAGGGTATGCAGTAGTTGAATTTTATCAGATGGAGGGATAA
- a CDS encoding CPBP family glutamic-type intramembrane protease, whose protein sequence is MKERPLYVHKINYKDILIIVGFWYFMAAFGYLTRGLVFPYTPVLTSIFHFLFVISGRLIFLALVIFYLVSLYGVDFRTLGLSTKNLKKEILLGTSLIFSLLFAVLFLVNIPLSYKSLSGSNFNPLYTFDKPEHFINSIFSVIIIYPGTIIIALSEAFLLINIFYRTLLGKLKPFPGLIISSFAYSILLLTSGPTQIIIKFIAAFITIFLYRKTRSLITPSIFLAGYYTFYIIYIYGWEFIKF, encoded by the coding sequence ATGAAAGAAAGACCGCTTTATGTACATAAAATTAACTATAAAGATATCCTTATTATTGTGGGGTTCTGGTACTTTATGGCTGCTTTTGGTTACCTGACCAGGGGACTGGTATTCCCCTACACCCCGGTTTTAACAAGTATATTTCACTTTTTGTTCGTCATCAGTGGCAGGTTAATTTTTCTTGCTCTGGTAATCTTCTATCTTGTTTCATTATATGGAGTTGATTTTAGAACACTTGGCCTTTCTACTAAAAATTTAAAAAAAGAAATTTTACTGGGGACTTCCCTTATCTTTAGTCTACTGTTTGCTGTTTTGTTTCTTGTAAATATCCCCTTAAGTTATAAATCATTATCCGGGTCTAACTTTAACCCCCTGTATACTTTTGATAAGCCGGAACATTTTATTAATAGCATTTTTTCTGTTATCATAATTTACCCGGGTACCATTATTATTGCTTTAAGTGAAGCCTTCCTTTTAATTAACATATTTTACAGGACTTTACTGGGAAAATTAAAACCCTTCCCGGGACTTATCATAAGTTCATTTGCATATTCTATATTACTGTTAACCAGTGGCCCTACTCAAATTATAATTAAATTTATAGCTGCTTTTATAACAATTTTCTTATACCGTAAAACCAGGTCGTTAATCACTCCATCTATCTTTCTGGCCGGTTACTATACCTTCTATATTATTTACATATATGGTTGGGAATTTATCAAATTTTAA
- the rpsI gene encoding 30S ribosomal protein S9 codes for MAAEVQYWGTGRRKTSTARVRLVPGSGKILINGKDVKEYFGRETLIKDLKSPLELTNNLDSFDVLVNVNGGGLSGQAGAIRHGIARALLRVDKDYRKPLKKAGYLTRDPRMKERKKYGLKKARKAPQFSKR; via the coding sequence ATGGCGGCAGAGGTACAATACTGGGGTACCGGTAGACGTAAAACTTCAACTGCCAGGGTCCGTTTAGTACCCGGTAGTGGTAAGATTTTAATAAATGGAAAAGATGTTAAGGAATATTTTGGACGGGAAACCTTGATTAAAGATTTAAAGTCTCCTCTTGAATTAACCAACAACCTGGATAGTTTTGATGTTCTGGTTAATGTTAATGGGGGTGGCTTAAGCGGTCAGGCCGGGGCAATTCGTCATGGAATTGCCAGGGCTTTATTAAGAGTCGACAAGGATTATCGTAAACCACTTAAAAAAGCCGGTTACCTGACCAGGGACCCGAGAATGAAAGAAAGGAAAAAATACGGTCTCAAAAAGGCCCGTAAAGCGCCACAGTTCTCCAAAAGATAA